The proteins below come from a single Triticum aestivum cultivar Chinese Spring chromosome 5D, IWGSC CS RefSeq v2.1, whole genome shotgun sequence genomic window:
- the LOC123123834 gene encoding uncharacterized protein isoform X2 produces the protein MPPPPPPSLPDELLEEIFLRLPPDEPAHLLRASLASKLWLGLLSSPRFRGRYHEHHGAPPMLGFLHTWHYGSHPTKVEDPIPYFKSTAKFGARIPDDEWGDIYYTAWDCRHGRVLLDCFDAYQLRTALVVWDPMTGCRRELPRPWIWDRRRAAAVLCAVSGCDHRTCHSAPFQLVFVGLDEDDHDDCVARACVSLPETGDWSKPVPQFDAWVKPCPDLHLPADASIKPMPPLLVEGALHFMLKYVDDDGAEILKYDLTSNSLSLIDAPVQYSHTISAPILMAMEDGSLGFAHVDKLTLYIWSRLMDSNRVASWSQCRITNLSSLLPIQNPEEIYLILVGSVEGSDTVFVTTDLGIYEINVKSQRWKKIWKREIFRALIPYMSFYNPQG, from the exons atgccgccgccgccgccgccatcgctgccGGACGAGCTCCTCGAGGAGAtcttcctccgcctcccgccggacGAGCCCGCGCACCTCCTGCGCGCCTCCCTCGCCAGCAAGCTCTGGCTCGGCCTCCTCTCGTCCCCTCGCTTCCGCGGTCGCTACCACGAGCACCATGGAGCTCCCCCCATGCTGGGTTTCCTTCATACCTGGCACTACGGCTCCCACCCCACCAAGGTAGAAGACCCCATCCCATACTTCAAATCCACCGCCAAATTCGGCGCGCGCATTCCCGACGACGAATGGGGGGACATTTACTACACTGCGTGGGACTGCCGCCATGGCCGCGTCCTCCTAGACTGCTTTGATGCATATCAGTTACGTACGGCTCTCGTCGTTTGGGACCCCATGACCGGCTGCCGGAGGGAGCTACCCCGCCCCTGGATCTGggaccgccgccgcgccgccgccgtgctctGTGCCGTGAGCGGCTGTGACCACCGCACTTGTCACTCGGCTCCCTTCCAGCTGGTCTTTGTCGGCCTGGATGAGGATGATCATGATGATTGTGTTGCACGCGCCTGTGTGTCCTTGCCAGAGACCGGTGATTGGAGCAAGCCCGTCCCTCAATTCGATGCGTGGGTCAAGCCATGCCCTGATCTTCATCTTCCAGCCGATGCATCCATCAAGCCAATGCCCCCTCTCCTTGTCGAAGGAGCACTTCACTTCATGCTTAAGTATGTTGATGACGACGGTGCAGAAATTCTCAAGTACGACTTGACCTCTAATAGCTTATCACTGATTGATGCACCGGTTCAGTATTCTCACACTATCAGTGCCCCTATCCTCATGGCGATGGAGGATGGCAGCTTGGGGTTTGCACATGTGGATAAGCTAACCCTCTACATATGGTCAAGACTGATGGATTCCAACAGAGTTGCGTCATGGAGTCAATGTAGAATTACCAATCTCAGCAGCCTTCTACCCATCCAAAATCCCGAGGAAATTTACCTTATACTGGTTGGATCAGTGGAGGGCAGTGATACCGTTTTCGTGACCACAGATCTGGGCATCTACGAGATTAATGTCAAGTCGCAGCGATGGAAGAAGATATGGAAGAGAGAAATTTTCCGTGCTTTGATTCCATACATGAGTTTCTACAATCCACAAG GTTAG
- the LOC123123834 gene encoding uncharacterized protein isoform X1 codes for MPPPPPPSLPDELLEEIFLRLPPDEPAHLLRASLASKLWLGLLSSPRFRGRYHEHHGAPPMLGFLHTWHYGSHPTKVEDPIPYFKSTAKFGARIPDDEWGDIYYTAWDCRHGRVLLDCFDAYQLRTALVVWDPMTGCRRELPRPWIWDRRRAAAVLCAVSGCDHRTCHSAPFQLVFVGLDEDDHDDCVARACVSLPETGDWSKPVPQFDAWVKPCPDLHLPADASIKPMPPLLVEGALHFMLKYVDDDGAEILKYDLTSNSLSLIDAPVQYSHTISAPILMAMEDGSLGFAHVDKLTLYIWSRLMDSNRVASWSQCRITNLSSLLPIQNPEEIYLILVGSVEGSDTVFVTTDLGIYEINVKSQRWKKIWKREIFRALIPYMSFYNPQERVTPTPCDAAH; via the exons atgccgccgccgccgccgccatcgctgccGGACGAGCTCCTCGAGGAGAtcttcctccgcctcccgccggacGAGCCCGCGCACCTCCTGCGCGCCTCCCTCGCCAGCAAGCTCTGGCTCGGCCTCCTCTCGTCCCCTCGCTTCCGCGGTCGCTACCACGAGCACCATGGAGCTCCCCCCATGCTGGGTTTCCTTCATACCTGGCACTACGGCTCCCACCCCACCAAGGTAGAAGACCCCATCCCATACTTCAAATCCACCGCCAAATTCGGCGCGCGCATTCCCGACGACGAATGGGGGGACATTTACTACACTGCGTGGGACTGCCGCCATGGCCGCGTCCTCCTAGACTGCTTTGATGCATATCAGTTACGTACGGCTCTCGTCGTTTGGGACCCCATGACCGGCTGCCGGAGGGAGCTACCCCGCCCCTGGATCTGggaccgccgccgcgccgccgccgtgctctGTGCCGTGAGCGGCTGTGACCACCGCACTTGTCACTCGGCTCCCTTCCAGCTGGTCTTTGTCGGCCTGGATGAGGATGATCATGATGATTGTGTTGCACGCGCCTGTGTGTCCTTGCCAGAGACCGGTGATTGGAGCAAGCCCGTCCCTCAATTCGATGCGTGGGTCAAGCCATGCCCTGATCTTCATCTTCCAGCCGATGCATCCATCAAGCCAATGCCCCCTCTCCTTGTCGAAGGAGCACTTCACTTCATGCTTAAGTATGTTGATGACGACGGTGCAGAAATTCTCAAGTACGACTTGACCTCTAATAGCTTATCACTGATTGATGCACCGGTTCAGTATTCTCACACTATCAGTGCCCCTATCCTCATGGCGATGGAGGATGGCAGCTTGGGGTTTGCACATGTGGATAAGCTAACCCTCTACATATGGTCAAGACTGATGGATTCCAACAGAGTTGCGTCATGGAGTCAATGTAGAATTACCAATCTCAGCAGCCTTCTACCCATCCAAAATCCCGAGGAAATTTACCTTATACTGGTTGGATCAGTGGAGGGCAGTGATACCGTTTTCGTGACCACAGATCTGGGCATCTACGAGATTAATGTCAAGTCGCAGCGATGGAAGAAGATATGGAAGAGAGAAATTTTCCGTGCTTTGATTCCATACATGAGTTTCTACAATCCACAAG AAAGGGTGACGCCCACTCCCTGTGACGCAGCACATTGA